A stretch of the Deltaproteobacteria bacterium CG11_big_fil_rev_8_21_14_0_20_42_23 genome encodes the following:
- a CDS encoding peptidase M3 translates to MSDVLKIKAVRAEEFPRTFTKRVKSFSHYPEIEPCYKALEKNIKEVSQPKDLEQWLLDYSELDAALNEEHSRLYIAMTCNTANEAASKAYLTFIEEIEPQLKQWNDKLIKAFLAADHLKNLDQRRTEVLVKKMKNKVKLFREENIPLQTEDSKLGQEYQKISGGMTVQWEGEEKTLKQMASLMEETDRAKREAVWTLVDACRKKHASQLDEIFSKLVKNRHQRAINAGFKNFRDYQHASYNRFDYTPDDCFTFHHTVEHLVVPLLEKLRSERAKKLSLPVLRPWDLAVDADGEQPLRPFTKATELIDACQNIFSSLDDDLAAQFKKMNELDLLDLENRKGKAPGGYQSTLDEVRLPFIFMNASGTNQDLFTLLHEAGHAFHAFASREEPWVAYRHAPMEFCEVASMSMELMGMDYLQNVYRNPHETKRAKRDILEDILVKLPWIAAIDAFQHWIYLNPEHTAEERAQQFCQLMKRFNPGIDWSQYEESLGRQWQKQLHLFEVPFYYIEYGIAQLGALQLWLKYKENPAEALAAYKCGLSLGGSRPLPELFDAASIHFDFSEKTIVPALASLRKELDL, encoded by the coding sequence ATGAGTGATGTCCTCAAGATAAAAGCAGTGCGAGCTGAAGAATTTCCCAGAACTTTTACGAAAAGGGTGAAATCGTTTTCTCACTATCCTGAAATTGAGCCGTGTTACAAAGCGTTAGAAAAAAACATCAAAGAAGTGTCGCAACCGAAGGACCTCGAACAATGGTTGCTTGATTATAGCGAATTAGATGCTGCATTAAATGAAGAGCATTCTCGCCTATATATCGCCATGACCTGCAACACCGCTAACGAAGCGGCAAGCAAGGCTTACCTTACATTTATTGAAGAGATTGAACCCCAGTTGAAGCAGTGGAATGATAAACTTATCAAGGCTTTTCTTGCTGCTGATCATTTAAAAAATCTTGATCAGAGACGCACCGAAGTTTTGGTGAAAAAAATGAAAAACAAAGTAAAATTATTTCGTGAAGAAAATATCCCGCTCCAAACCGAAGACAGTAAATTGGGACAAGAGTACCAAAAAATTTCAGGTGGTATGACAGTGCAGTGGGAAGGCGAAGAAAAAACTCTAAAGCAAATGGCTTCATTGATGGAAGAAACAGACCGTGCAAAACGTGAAGCGGTTTGGACTTTAGTTGATGCTTGCAGAAAAAAACATGCTTCGCAACTGGATGAAATTTTTTCAAAGCTCGTCAAGAATCGTCACCAAAGAGCTATCAATGCTGGGTTTAAAAACTTTCGTGATTATCAGCATGCTTCATATAACCGTTTCGATTACACACCAGATGATTGTTTTACTTTTCATCATACCGTTGAACATTTGGTGGTCCCACTTTTAGAAAAATTACGGAGTGAAAGAGCCAAAAAACTTTCGCTTCCTGTATTAAGACCTTGGGATCTCGCTGTTGATGCAGATGGAGAGCAGCCTTTACGTCCGTTTACAAAAGCTACGGAACTGATCGATGCTTGCCAGAATATTTTTTCATCACTGGATGATGACCTGGCTGCGCAATTTAAAAAAATGAACGAGCTCGACTTGCTTGACCTCGAAAACAGAAAAGGGAAAGCGCCTGGTGGCTATCAATCAACCTTGGATGAAGTTCGTCTTCCGTTTATTTTTATGAATGCAAGTGGAACCAATCAAGATCTTTTCACTTTGCTTCATGAGGCAGGCCATGCCTTTCATGCCTTTGCTAGTCGCGAAGAACCGTGGGTGGCATATCGTCACGCACCTATGGAATTTTGCGAAGTGGCATCAATGTCCATGGAACTGATGGGCATGGATTATCTGCAAAATGTTTATCGTAATCCCCATGAAACAAAGCGCGCAAAGCGAGATATTCTTGAAGACATTTTAGTAAAGCTTCCATGGATTGCCGCTATTGATGCCTTTCAACATTGGATTTACCTCAATCCAGAACACACAGCAGAAGAGCGCGCACAGCAGTTTTGCCAGCTGATGAAACGCTTCAATCCTGGCATCGACTGGTCTCAATACGAAGAATCGCTTGGTCGGCAATGGCAAAAACAACTTCACCTTTTTGAAGTTCCTTTTTACTACATCGAATATGGTATCGCCCAACTTGGGGCATTGCAGCTTTGGTTGAAATATAAAGAGAACCCCGCTGAAGCGCTTGCTGCCTACAAATGCGGACTAAGTCTTGGTGGCTCCAGGCCACTTCCAGAGTTGTTTGATGCGGCCAGTATTCACTTCGATTTTAGCGAAAAAACCATTGTTCCGGCCCTGGCAAGTTTGCGCAAAGAACTCGACCTCTAA
- a CDS encoding leucine--tRNA ligase, producing MKYSPSHIEPKWQKAWRENGVFKTPTDLAVLKQKPKYYILDMFPYPSGAGLHVGHPEGYTATDVLARLKRMQGFHVLHPMGWDAFGLPAERAAMRSKRHPAEITKENISNFKGQIERLGFSYDWDRELSTTDEDYYKWTQWIFLKLYERGLAYMAEVPVNWCPALGTVLANEEVKDGVYVETGDKVERRLMKQWMLKITAYAERLLEDLEELDWPEGVKEMQRNWIGKSYGAEIEFHVKDFEHRFTVYTTRPDTLFGATYCVLAPEHDLLERICSNEQREAVEKYQEQAKHKTDLARTDLAKEKTGVFTGAYAVHPVTGKPLPIWIADYVLITYGTGSIMAVPAHDERDHEFAKTFSLPILEVISGSEKNIQDCAYAGDGKLINSDFLNGLDVEEAKKKMLAWLEEQKKGTSKIQYRLRDWLFSRQRYWGEPIPVLHFENGSTVPVSESDLPITLPQIDEYAPTEDGEPPLARADKDWLCVDLPQGKAWRETNTMPQWAGSCWYYLRYIDPKNKEEAWSADLEKYWMPVDLYIGGVEHAVLHLLYARFWHKVLFDCGYVSTKEPFQKLFNQGMILAYSYQDARGKYYHPDEVTEKEEKYFTQSGDPLVSQVEKMSKSKQNVVNPDDVVQQYGADAMRLYELFMGPLESSKPWQMDGVEGINRFLSRVWRLVIDEQTGEKNQKLQATDPTTEPTLLKALHKTIKKVNDDTTHLQFNTAISQMMIFINEASHAATLPLDIVSTFLKLLNIYAPHIAEELWQQLGMNGFICQQRWPSYDEKLTVDDTIQLVVQINGKKKETIEVARDASQKELEKIALENEKIKSQLEGKTVRKIIVVPSRLVNIVAT from the coding sequence ATGAAATATTCCCCATCCCACATAGAACCCAAATGGCAGAAGGCCTGGAGAGAAAACGGTGTTTTCAAAACTCCCACAGATCTTGCCGTTTTAAAGCAAAAACCAAAGTATTATATTCTCGACATGTTTCCCTATCCTTCCGGTGCAGGCTTGCATGTGGGCCATCCTGAAGGCTACACCGCCACCGATGTGCTCGCACGCCTAAAACGAATGCAGGGTTTTCACGTGCTTCATCCTATGGGCTGGGATGCATTTGGTCTGCCCGCAGAGCGAGCTGCCATGCGCAGTAAAAGGCATCCGGCTGAAATCACCAAAGAAAATATTTCAAACTTCAAAGGCCAAATTGAACGCTTGGGTTTTAGCTACGACTGGGACAGAGAGCTGAGCACTACCGATGAAGATTACTACAAATGGACGCAGTGGATTTTTCTCAAGTTGTATGAACGCGGACTTGCCTACATGGCGGAAGTGCCCGTCAACTGGTGCCCAGCACTTGGAACGGTTCTAGCCAACGAAGAAGTGAAAGACGGCGTTTATGTGGAAACCGGCGATAAAGTAGAGCGCCGTTTAATGAAACAGTGGATGCTGAAAATTACAGCCTATGCCGAACGATTGCTGGAAGACTTAGAAGAACTAGACTGGCCTGAAGGTGTAAAAGAAATGCAACGCAATTGGATTGGAAAATCTTACGGCGCTGAAATAGAGTTTCATGTAAAAGATTTTGAGCATCGCTTTACGGTTTATACTACGCGCCCAGATACCTTATTTGGGGCAACATATTGTGTGCTTGCACCAGAACATGACTTGCTAGAGCGCATTTGTAGCAACGAACAACGCGAAGCAGTAGAAAAATACCAAGAACAGGCAAAGCACAAAACTGATCTTGCCAGAACTGATCTTGCCAAAGAAAAAACAGGTGTTTTCACTGGTGCCTATGCTGTTCATCCCGTTACGGGAAAACCACTTCCCATATGGATTGCAGACTATGTGCTCATTACGTACGGAACCGGTTCAATTATGGCGGTTCCTGCTCATGACGAACGAGACCATGAGTTTGCAAAAACTTTTTCACTTCCCATTTTGGAAGTTATTTCTGGTTCCGAAAAAAATATTCAAGATTGCGCTTATGCCGGCGATGGCAAACTGATTAACTCAGATTTTCTTAATGGTCTTGATGTCGAAGAAGCCAAGAAAAAAATGCTTGCTTGGCTTGAAGAACAGAAAAAGGGAACTTCAAAAATTCAATATCGTTTGCGCGATTGGCTTTTTTCAAGGCAACGCTATTGGGGCGAGCCCATTCCCGTTCTGCATTTTGAAAATGGCTCAACCGTACCTGTAAGCGAAAGTGATTTGCCAATAACGCTTCCACAAATTGATGAATATGCTCCAACAGAAGATGGCGAGCCGCCACTAGCAAGAGCAGATAAAGACTGGCTTTGCGTCGATCTTCCGCAAGGAAAGGCCTGGCGAGAAACAAACACCATGCCGCAGTGGGCAGGCTCTTGTTGGTATTACCTTCGCTATATTGATCCCAAAAATAAAGAAGAAGCTTGGTCTGCAGATTTAGAAAAATATTGGATGCCGGTTGATCTCTACATAGGTGGAGTGGAACACGCCGTGCTTCATTTATTGTATGCGCGATTTTGGCATAAAGTCTTGTTTGACTGTGGCTATGTCTCAACAAAAGAACCATTTCAAAAACTTTTTAATCAAGGAATGATTCTGGCTTATAGCTACCAAGATGCGCGTGGAAAATATTATCATCCAGATGAAGTAACAGAAAAAGAGGAAAAATATTTTACACAAAGTGGTGATCCCCTTGTTTCGCAAGTAGAAAAAATGTCGAAGTCAAAACAAAATGTAGTGAATCCGGATGATGTCGTGCAGCAATATGGAGCAGATGCCATGCGGCTTTACGAGCTTTTCATGGGTCCGCTTGAAAGTTCGAAGCCATGGCAAATGGATGGAGTTGAAGGCATCAATCGCTTTTTATCTCGTGTGTGGCGTTTGGTCATTGATGAGCAAACAGGCGAAAAAAATCAAAAGCTTCAAGCAACAGATCCTACAACTGAACCAACACTTTTGAAAGCCCTTCACAAAACCATCAAAAAAGTAAACGATGATACAACTCATTTGCAATTTAATACTGCCATTTCTCAAATGATGATTTTTATCAATGAAGCATCTCACGCAGCAACGCTTCCACTTGATATTGTTTCAACTTTTTTAAAGCTCTTAAATATTTACGCACCACACATTGCAGAAGAACTATGGCAACAACTTGGAATGAACGGTTTTATCTGCCAGCAAAGATGGCCAAGTTATGATGAAAAACTTACGGTTGATGATACCATTCAGTTGGTGGTGCAGATTAATGGGAAAAAGAAAGAAACCATTGAAGTGGCAAGAGATGCCAGCCAAAAAGAATTAGAAAAAATTGCACTGGAAAATGAAAAAATAAAATCGCAACTCGAAGGAAAAACGGTAAGAAAAATTATTGTGGTGCCTTCACGACTTGTAAATATTGTGGCGACTTAG